GGACGGCCAGTCGGAGTGGGTCGCGCCCGACGCCATGGTGAAGCCGCGGTGAGCGGCCGGTTGCGAGCTGCATAACGGTGAGTGAGGACCGCCGGCCTTGGCCGGCGGTCCTCATCGACCGTGCGGGGCTCCCGGTCGCCCTACGGCGCCTGGCTCACCGGGCCGCCGGCCGCGCGCCTTCGATCGCCAACCGCAGCGTGTCGCCCCGCAGGCCGCAGCGCAGCGCCTCCAGGGCGATCACCTCCTCCGGCGGCACGTTGCCCAGGTTCACGTTGACGCCGAAGCGCGCGATCAACTCCTCCTGCTGCGCCTTCAGGGGCGCCTCCCAGATGATCGCACCGGGATCCGGCAGACCGGCCACCAGCCGCTCCAGGAGCCCCAGCTTCAGGCGGCCTTCACGGTCGTAGAGGCCGACGCCCTTCCCCGACTCGCGGCCTTCCACGATCACCTTCGCGGCGCCCGCGGCCAGGTCCGCCTCGATCCGGGACAGCGCTGCCGCGGGGTCAAGCTCCTGGCTACCGTCTTTCTTTCCCACCTCGGTGATGACGGTGAAGCCCATGTTCCTGGCCGCGCGGATCGCGCGCTCCCGGTCCCGGTGGTCGAGGTCAATGGTGCCCTCGCTGACCTCCACCGCGCGGAAGCCCAGGTCCCACGTGGCGGCCAGGAAGGCTTCCAGCCGGCCCTGGAGCAGGGCCGCCTCGAGGAACGTCCCCCCCGGATAGGGTTCCACGCCGCAGCCGCGAATCAAGGCCACCTTCTCCCGGAGGATCCGCTCCGGGTAGAGGGCGGCCGTGCCGAAGCCCAGCTTGATGAAGTCGATGTACTCCCCCGCCAGCTCCAGCAGGGCACGGGTCGGACCGAGGCCCAACCCCTTGTCGATGACCATGGTCAGCCCCACGCTCCGGGGCTTGCGCGCCCGCCCCGGCAGGGGGTCGCGGATCACGCCTGCGTATGCGCGCACGTCCTGACTCACGCCCGGCCTCCTCCACTCTGGCTGCGCAGGCACTGGCCCGCGCATTCTCCCCTGCAGGGTATGAGGCGGATGAGCCGGACGTGTGCGGGGCAGCGGCCGTCGGCCCCGGCCGGCCGCGCGGCGCCGGCCCGCCGGATCACCCTTCCGGCGGCCAGGCGCCCTGCAGCTTGCGGATCAGGATGATCTGCCCCGTGTGGTAGGCGTCGTGCATCACCCACGCGGCCAGCGAGTCGGCGACGGTACCCATGTTTGGCAGCGGCCGGTCCAGGTCCGACTCGGACAGGTCAGCCAGCGCCGCGCGCAGCTCCTCGGCGATCTGCCGGGTTTGCGCGACAAGAGCATGCCAGCCGTCCTCGTCGTTGGGATCCCCCTGGGATCCGAAGGTCTCCTCGTTCTCCAGCACCGGTGTGTCCGGCGAGACACCGGTGATGCGGCGCAGCATGTACGTATTCCAGTAGTTGAGGTGGTTCAGGATCTGCCAGATCGTAAGCCCCCCGACGAGAGGCCGCCACGCCGCTTCCCTGGCCGTCAGCCCCCGCAGGGCCTCCTCCAGGGGCACGAACCAGCCCTCCCGGTTCCAGGCGAACTCGCGCATCCGCCCCAGCAGCTCGACCCGTCCCTGCACTTGTTCTCACTCCCTCACAGCGTACGCTCTGCTTCCACCTGCCGCCCTCAGCCCATCCGCTTCCTGAGCTCCGCCACGAACCGCTCGTCCTCCTCCGGCGTGATGCCGATCGTCCGGTCGTCCCGCAGCCGGAGCAGGACCAGCGGCTTCATCCGGGTGCAGTAAAGGTAGAGATTGGGCCCGGCGTCCGGCCAGCGGAACTTGCCCCACAGCAGGCTCCCCACGGCGGTACCGTAGATGCGGATCGGATAGCCCTTGGGCGAGGCCACCTCCACCCGCTCCACGTCGGCATAGCGCACCTGCACCGGTCGGAAGCCGGTGCGGATGGTCAGCCCGTCTGGCCCCAGCTCGTACCGCAGCGTCTGCGGGAAGCGGCTCGGCAGGCCCACGGCGTACAGCGTCGTCGGAACGGCCACAGCGACCAGGAGAAGCGGAATGAGCATGGAGGCCGCGGCCGTTCCCGAGCCGCCCGCGGGGGAGAAGCCGGCGGGCAGCCGCGACCTCAGCGCGTCCGTGAACGCGTCGGGGTTCTCCGGGGTCACGCCGTAGCGGCCGTCCGCGGTGTCCACGACCACCAGCGTTTCCAGCCGGGTTGCGTAGAGCGTGATGTCCCCGGTCTCGTTGAAGCGCCAGCGGCCCGTGCGCAGGTTGGGCACGGACGTGCCGAACTTGCGCACGCCCCCGGTCAGCGCCTCCGGCCGCCAGACGCCCGTCACTTCGTCCAGCGGGATCTCCCGCGTGCTGAAGCCGCTGCGGATGCGCAGCGCCTCGGGCGTGACCTCGTACCGCATATTCAGGGCCGAAAGCATGCTGCTGGCGAGGGCGAGGACGGCCAGCGTCAGCCCGGCCAGCGTGACGAAGCTGATTCCTTTCAGGCCCTGGGAGCGTGCGGGGCGGGGTGGGTAGAACGTCTCGTTCATCATTGCGATCATCCTGCCTGTGCGTAGATTTAACCGCGGCCGGTGGCCGCCTCGGGAACCAGCGGACCGATGCGCTGGAAGAGGTACCGCTCCACGTACGCGTCGCGGAAGCCCAGCCGCAGGTACAGCCTGCGGCCCATCGCCGTGGGCGTCAGGGCCACGTGCTCGCAGCCCATCTCCAGGGCGTCGGCGATGCAGGTCCGGATCACCGCGGTCGCCACTCCACGGCGTTGGTAGGCCGGGAGGGTGCAGAGGTTGTAGATGCCGCCCATGCGGGCGTGTGGGTAGAGGGTGCCGCCCCCCACCGGCTGCTGGCCCAGGAAGGCCACGTAGTGCCTGGCCCCCAGGGCGTCGGCGACCTCCACGCCCTTCCGGCCGGCGGCCAGGTAGTCGCCGTCGGCGCCGGGGAAGAACACCTGGCGCATGACCTGCCAGAACAGCTCCCACTGGCCCGGCAGCATGCGCACCACCCGCAGATCCGGCGAGCGGGGCGCCGGCAGCGGCGTGCCGTCCCAGACCATCACCGGCACGGTCTCCGTGCGGAAGCCCTCGCGCAGCAGGCGGTCCGCCAGGTCGGCCGGGCGGGTCGCCGGGGTGATCAGGAAGGCCACGTGGGGCAACCCGTGCTCCCAGAAGAAGGCGCGGGCCGCGGCGATCATCGCCTCCACCTGGTCGCCGTCGACCCGGATGCAGCCGACGTGGTTGTAGCGCGGATACGGTGCCGAGGGCATGAGGACCCAGCGGGCGCCAAACAGCTGCGAGGTCGACTCCCCCAGGTGCTGTTTCAGGTGCTCCTGGTTCTCCTCCCAGCGTTCGGCCACAAGGGCGACGTCCATGCGGCTCCCCCCACGGTTGGCCTTTTCCGTAGGAATTCGCCCCCTGGCCCCCGCTTCCCTGTAACCTGGGACAGCCGCCGGTCAGTGCAGCGGCGCCCGGGTCCCCAGGGGCAGGTTCGCCGGCGGTTCCCAGGCCGGGATGGCCACCTCGCCCCGGCCGCCTCCCCCCTCCCTCCGGTCCGGGCCCTGCGCCTCCGCCCCCGCCTCGTCCTCCGCCTCCACGAGCCGCTCAGGCCGGATGAGGAAGAGCGTCGCCGCCAGCGACGTGGCCAGCACGCCGGCGGAGAACCAGAAAGGCAGTGCCTCGCCGTTGCGCATCAGGGCGCCGTACAGCGGCGGCCCGAAGGCCACGCCGATGAAGCGCACGGCGCCGTACACCGAGGTGATCATCGCCCGCTGCTCCGTCCGCGCCGACGAGGTGATCAGGTTGTTGAGGCCCGGCAGCTGCAGGCCCGTACCGATCCCGGCGACGACCAGGCCGGCGTAGAAGGCCCAGTCCGCCCGGACGAAGGCGATGAGCACGGTGCCGGCGATGGCCAGGGCCAGGCCGAGGACGACCGCCGGCTTCAGGAGCTGCCCGCGCCGCTGCAGGAAGAGCCCCGCGGCGAAGGACGTGGCCGACATGGCCAGCACCGGCCACATGATGCGGACGCCCTTGGGCACGCCGTCGATGCCGTGAACGGTCTCCAGGTGCTCCGACAGGAACAAGAGGACGCCGAAGAGCACGAACAGCGCCACGGTGCCCGCCCAGAAGCAGGCGATCAGCGCCACCCCCTTCCGGCGGAAGATGGTCAGCACCTGGCCGAAGTACTCCCGCGCGGGCGGCGCCTTGCGCCGCGGCGGTTCCCGGGTAAGGAACCAGACCGCCAGGGCGAAGGGAACGGCCAGGACGGCGTACGCGAAGAAGACGGCCCACCAGACCAGGACCTGGCCGATCAGGGCCCCGAGGATCGGTGAAATCACCTTGCCCAGCCCGTTGGAGGCCTCGAAGATGCCCAGGGCCGTCACCCGGCTGCCGCCCCGGAACAGGTCGCCGACGAAGGCCATGGCCACCGGGGCCGTTCCCGCTGCGCCAATGCCCTGGATGACCCGCCCGGCCATGACCACCGCAAACCCGTTGGGCCCCATCCGCCAGCCCGCCAGGCCGGAGACAATGCCCCCCAGGCCGTAGACCAGCAGGCTGGGCACCACCACCAGCTTCCGGCCGTATCGGTCCGCCAGGAAGCCGGCGACGGCGATGGCGATGCCCGCGGAGAGCGAGAACGCCGTGACGGCCAGCCCGGTGGTCGCCTTGCTGAGCCCCATCACCCGGCCCATGTCGGGCAGCACCGGGATCAGCATCGAGTTGCCCAGGACCATGATCAGCGGCACGGTGCAGAGCGCCGCCAGCTGCAGCCAGAGGTTCGTCACGGCCTGCGCCGCCGGCGCGTTTGACTGGTCCACCGGCACATCCCTCCCTGAGACGATCACGTTTATCGTCCCCGAACGGCGGGCCTGCGACACCCGCCCGGCATTTTTGCCGCGCGCGGTGGATAGAATCGCATCGGGAGGGATGTCCATGCCCGGCGATCAGGTCATCCTCCTCAGCCTGATGGCCCTGGGGGTGGTCGCGCGCAACGCGCTCATCGTCACCGCCGCCGGGGTCGTGCTGATCCTGCGCGTCCTGGCCCTCGAGCGCTTCTTCCCGCTGCTGGAGCGGCGGGGGCTCGAGGCCGGGCTGATCTTCCTCCTGATCGCCGTCCTCGTGCCCTTCGCCACCGGCGAGGTGGGCTGGGCCGAGATCCGCCAGTCCTTCACGTCGTGGACCGGGCTGGCGGCCATCCTCGGCGGGATCATCGCCGCGGTGCTGAGCGGCTACGGCGTGACATTGCTCCAGGTGAAGCCCGAGGTGATCGTCGGCATGGTGGTGGGCACGATTCTGGGCGTGGTGCTCTTCAAGGGCATCCCCGTCGGCCCGCTGGCCGCCGCGGGGTTTACGGCGATCCTGCTGGCGCTGGTGCGCGGGCACTAGGAGGGTGTGCCGGTGGAGGAACGGCTGATCTGGGGGATGCGACTGGCCCGGATGCTCTCAGCCTGCGTCGAGGTCTGCGTCGCGCTGATGCTGCTGCGCATGGCCGATCCCAAGGCGATGCTCCGCCTGAACGCGCTGGCCGGCCTGGTGGGGCCCGCCGTCTTCATCGCCGTGAGCGCCCTCGGGCTGGCCGCCAGCCTCGGCCGGCTGGAACCGGGGCGGCTGTTGGTGGTGCTGCTCGGCATCGCGCTGGTCGTCTGGGGCACCCGCTGAGCACCCATGAAGGGATCTCCGCGCGTGCGACGTCCAACCGGGTGAAAGGTCCGGGCGCAGACGCACGCAAAGGAGGATTCCGCATGGACGCAACCCCGCGCAGGGTCGGACGGGCCACCGTCGCCATCGGGTTCGTGGCCACCGGTGCGGCCCTGCTCGCCGACAACGTGGCCGGGGCCGGCCCGCGCTTCACCGACCTGCTCCTCAGGCTCTGGCCCGTCTTCCTCATCGGCTTCGGCCTGGAGTTTCTCGTCAGCGGCCTGCTCAGCCAGGCCGGCCAGCCCCGGCCTGTCCGGATCGAGGTCGGCGGCGCGGCGCTCCTGGCGGGGGCGCTGGCCCTGGCGTCGGTGATCCGCGCCACCTCGGGATTCGGCTGGCACAGCGCGCCGATCCCCGAGGTGACCAGCCACACCGTCACCCGGTCGGTGCCGGCGGCGGGCGCCGAAGCCCTGCTGGTGGACGTCGACGTGGGGCGGGTGAGCCTCCTCACCTACGACGAGGAAGAGGTGCGGGTGGAGGTCGAATACGGCGTCCTTGGCCTGGTGCCGCCCAACCGGACCGCGGCGGCCGCCCGGGAGTACCGGCTGGAGGTGGAGGGCGGCAGGACGATCCGCGTCACCGGCCGGGGGCCGGACGAAAACCCCGAGAGCGGGCTCAGCCTGGGGACGCTCACCGCCCACTACCGGATCTACGCCCCGGCGGGGCTGAACGTCCGGGTGGAGTCCGGGGTGGGCGCCATCTCCGTCGAGGGCTACAACGGCAGTCTGGACCTGCGCACCCGCGCGGGCGGCATCACCGTGGAGGGCGGCTCCGGAACGCTGTACGCCGAGAGCGGCTCCGGCCGCGTGCACGTCGACTCGTTCTCCGGTCCGGTTACCGCCTCGACCAACGCCGGGCCCGTCACCGCCCGGGCGGTGGAGGGCGACCTGACCATCCGGACCGGTACCGGCGTCATCAACGTGGAGGAGCACCGCGGCCCCAGCCTCACCGCCGAGACCCGCACCGGCTCCGTCCACGCCCGCATGGAGCATCCCCCGGCGGGACCCGTGGTCCTGCGCACCCGCGCCGGCACCATAAGCCTCACCGTGCCCGCCGAGTCCGACGTGACCGTCACCGCCACCACCCGCTCGGGCACCATCACCGGCCTGGGGGCCGCCGGTGGGACCGGCCCGGCCCGCGCCACCACGCAGATCCTCGGCGCGGGCACGTACCCGGTGCGGCTGGAGGCCAACGCGGGCTCGATTCACTTCGATACCTTCTAGCCGCCTAGCCGGACCGCCGGCTGCCCCGCTCGTGCCACCGGTCCTGCAGCCGCATTGCGGTCAGCAGGGCCCCGGCCACGGCAAACCGCAGCGGCTCCGGCGGCACCGGCAGCGCCCGCCGGTCCACGAAGAAGACCTCGGTCAGGTCGGTCTGCCGCTCCAGGGCCAGGTCCGCCAGGGTCGCGCCGTTCAGGTTGCAGAGCGCGACGCCGTGGCCCATGCAGCCGACGCTGTAGAACATGTTGGGGCCGATGCGGCCGATCAGCGGCGCCAGGTCCAGGGTGGCCGAGATCGGCCCGCCCCAGTGGTGCGTGAAGCGGATCCCCGAGAGCATCGGGAAGATCCGCTTTACGGCTTCCTGCAGCCGCTGCTGCATGGCCCCGCTGCGGTCGCGGTCGTCGGCGCTGCCGTAGTAGTAGAAGGCATCGTTGCCGCCCATGAGCAGCCGGTTGTCCCGGGTGAGCCGGAAGTAGTGGATGAGGTTGCGGCCGTCCTCGATGCCCTGCCGCCCCTGCCAGCCCACGGCGGAAAGCTGCTCCGGCGCAAGGGGCTCGGTCAGGACGATGTACGTGTGGACCGGCAACTGCCGGAAACGCAGGGGCCGGAGCCGGGCCGAGTAGGCGTTGGTGGCGAAGATGACCTTCTCCGCGGTCACCGTCCCCCGCGGGGTGCGCAGTCGCACGCGGGACCCGGGAACCACCTCCACCACCGGCGAGCGCTCGCAGATCTCGGCCCCCGCCTCCTCGGCCGCCCGGGCCAGGCCCCGGACCAGCTTGGCCGGGTTCAGGAGGGCGCAGTGCCGGTCGAACCGGCCGCCGCAGAAAAGCGGCGAGCGGACCTGCGCCTGCACGGCGTCGGCCTCCAGCCACTCCGTCTCATGGAGGCCGATCTTCCGCTCCAGCTCCATCTCCCGGAGCAGGCGGAACCGCTGCGCCGGGTTGGTGGCCACGGTGAGCAGGCCGGTCTCCTCGAAGTCGCAGTCGATTCCGTGCTCGGCTACCCGGCGCCGGACCAGGTCCACGGCCCGCAGCATGTACGCGTCCGCCTCCCGGAGCCGGGCGGCGCCGAACCGCCAGCGGGTCACCTCCGGCGCCAGGCCGAACAGGGTCATGCAGAACCCCGCGTTGCGGCCACTGGCGCCGAACCCCACCACCTCCGACTCCAGCACCAGCACCCGCAGGCCGGGCGCTTTTTCTTTCAGGTGCAGCGCGGCCGAGACCCCGGTGAACCCCCCACCGACGACGCAAACGTCCGCCGTCCGCTCGCCCTCCAGGGGCGGCTGCTCCCGGTACTCCCCCGCCGTCTCCAGCCAGAAGCTCTTCTCCCGGTAGACCACGGCTCCGCCTCCCCCGTCTGCCTGATGAGCGCGATTATTATATACCATTCACAACGCGTCCTTGCCCCATCCGTTGCGCCGCCGGTGGGTCGGAGGCAGACGGCTGGCGGTTCGCTCAGGAATGCCGGACGATGGGCCGGCCGCGCGGACGCCGCTTTGCAGAAGATCGGGGCGCCGCGGGAAGACTGAGGGAAGATGAGGGCAGGCGGACCGGAACGACCGGGACGGGCCGACTGTCGTGCAGAAACGACCATTCCGTCCCGTCGGGTATGGAAATTTCCCAGGTTGTACGTCATAATGGTTCTTGTTGGGAGGCGGAAATTCCCTACGGCTCAAATCAGCCTGCTCGGAGTACTCCGCCCGCCCGCTTGAACCCCAGTAACAGAACCCAAGCGAGGTGCCATCGCATGAAGAAGAGAGTGCTTCCGCTCCTGCTGGCGCTCGCCCTGGCTGTGCTTTCCGCCTGCGGCGGCGGCGCCAACAACCAGAACCAGACCCCGAACCAGCAGACCGGCGGGCAGACGGCCCCGAAGGAGCAGGTCATCACCATCGCCCACAGCGGCGACCCGGCGACCCTGGACCCGCACAAGAGCTTCAATGGCCTGGTCTTCACCGTGACCAACCAGATCTATGAGACGCTGCTCTACCGGGCGGCGGACGGCACGCTGCAGCCCCGCCTGGCCACCGAGTGGGCTCCCGTCGACGAGACCACCTGGGAGTTCAAGCTCCGGGAGGGCGTGAAGTTCAGCGACGGCACGCCGCTGAACGCCGAGGCGGTCAAGTTCAGCCTGGAGCGGCTGGCCGACCCGGAGACCAAGGGCCCCGGCGCGTTCATCGTGGGCATGATCGAGGAGATCACCGTCGTCGATGACCACACCGTGCACATCCGCACCAGCACGCCCTTCACCCCGCTCCTGGCCCACCTCTCCCACCCCGTCACCGCCATCGTGAGCCCGACGGCGGCCACCTCCGGCGACCTCTCCAAGCAGCCGGCGGGCACCGGCCCGTTCCTGCTGGAGGACTGGAAGGCCGGCGACTCCGTCACCCTGAAGGCCAACCCCGACTACTGGGGCGGCAAGCCCAAGCTGGATCGGGTGGTCCTGCGGATCATCCCCGAGGCCGGTACCCAGCTCACCGAGCTGAAGGCCGGCACCGTCGACCTGATCAGCGGCGTGCAGCCTGAGCGGTTCAACGAGATCGACAGCGACCCGCAGCTCTCCGCCACCCGGTTCCTGGGCTGGGGCTCCATGTTCCTGGGCTTCAACATGAAGGCCGGCCCCCTCGCCCAGCCTGAGGTGCGGCAGGCCATCGCCATGGCCATCGACCGGCAGGGCATCGTCGACACCCTGCGGCAGGGCATGGCCCAGTTCGGCAACTCCCTGGTGCCGCCCACCGTCTTCGGCTCCGTACCGGACCTGACCGGCCCCGAGTACGACCCCGAAGGCGCCAGGGCGCTGCTGGCCCAGGCCGGCGTGACCACCCCGCTGAAGCTGACCCTCAACACCTACGAGGGCGCCGAGAACCAGCAGATCGCCCAGGCGATCCAGGCGCAGCTCAGCCAGATCGGCATCGACCTCGAGGTGGTCATCACCGACTACGGCGCCTTCACGGAGGCCATCGCCAAGGATGACCACGGCCTCTGGCTCACCTCCTGGGGCACGGTGACCATGGACGCCGACTACACCCTGTGGGCCCTGCTCCACTCCGGCCAGCACGGCGCCGACAACAAGGCGTTCTACGCCAACCCGCAGGTGGATGAGTGGCTGACCGAGGCCCGGCGGACCGCCGACGACGCCCAGCGGCAGGCGCTGTACCGGCAGATCCAGGAGCAGGTCATGAAGGACCTGCCTTACCTGAACCTGTACTACCCGCTCTCCTCCTACGCCAAGAACGACCGGCTGCAGGGCGAGGTGTATCCCTTCGCCGCGATCAACCTCGATCTGCGCAAGGCCGAGGTGAAGTAGCGCCCATGGTGCGCTATGCCGCGCGCCGGCTCCTGCTGATGCTGCCCGTGCTGTTCGGGGTAACCCTGCTGGTCTTCCTCCTCTTCTACCTCACCCCCGGCGACCCTGTCCGGGCCATCCTGGGGCAGGAGGCGCAGGGGCTCTCGGTGGAGGACATCGAACGGCTGCGGCACCAGCTGGGGCTTGACCGCCCCTGGTATGAACAGTACCTGAGCTTCCTCGGCAAGGCGGTGCAGGGCGACCTGGGCCGCACTTTCCGGGGCGACCGGCCGGTGGCCGGCGAGATCGCGGCCCGCTTCCCCACCACGCTGCGGCTCACGGTGATCTCCCTCACCGTGGCCGCGCTGGTGGGGGTTCCTCTGGGCGTCGTCGGGGCGGTCCGGCGGAACCGATGGGCAGACCACCTGGTGATGCTGATCGCGCTCCTCGGGGTCAGCATGCCCACCTTCTGGGTGGGCATCATGCTGATGCAGCTCTTCGCCCTGAAGCTGCGGATCCTGCCGCCCTCGGGCACCGGCACCTGGCGGCACATGGTGCTGCCGGCGGCCACGGTGGCCCTCGCCTCCATCGCCTTCATCGCCCGCATGACCCGCTCCTCGCTGATCGACGCCCTGCGGGAGGACTACGTCCGCACCGCCCGGGCCAAGGGCGTGGCGGAGCGGCGGGTGGTGTTCCGGCACGCCCTGCGCAACGCCTTCATCCCGGTTCTCACCACCCTGGGCCTGGAGTTCGGCAGCCTGCTGGGCGGAGCCGTGGTGGTGGAATCGGTCTTCAGCCTGCCGGGGATCGGCCGGCTGACGGTGGACGCCATCAAGGGCCGGGACCTGCCGCTGATCCAGGGGACCATCCTGTTTGTGGCGGTGGTCTTCAGCCTGGTCAACCTGATCGTCGATCTGGGCTACGCGGGGCTGGACCCGCGGATACGCTATGACTAGTTGGCGGCGCTTCGCGCGCAACCGGTTGGCCGTGGCCGGGCTGGTGGTGTTCCTCCTGCTCGTGCTCTCGGCCCTGTTGGCTCCGCACCTGGCCCCCTACGACCCGAACCTGCAGGACTGGAAGATCCGGCTGCAGCCGCCCTCGGCCGAGCACCCCTTCGGCACCGACGAGTTCGGCCGCGACCTGCTCTCCCGCGCGCTCTACGGCGGCCGGGTGAGCCTGGTGGCCGGGGTCGTGCCGGTGCTGATCGGCGCCAGCGTCGGCACCCTGATCGGCCTGGTGGCCGGGTATATGGGCGGCTGGTGGGACCAGGTGCTCATGCGGCTCCTGGACGTGCTGCTCGCCTTCCCGATGATCTTCCTGGCCCTGGCCATCGTGGGCACGCTGGGCCCCGGCCTGCTCAACGCCATGCTGGCCGTCGCCGTGGTCTCGCTGCCGGGATACGCCCGGCTGGTGCGCGGGCAGGTGCTCGCCCTCCGGGAGCGGGACTTCGTGGTGGCCGCGCAGGCGATGGGCGCCACCCACAGGCGCGTCCTCCTGCGCCACCTGCTGCCCAACATCCTGAGCCCGCTGCTGGTGCAGGCGACGCTCTCGGTGGGCTCGGCGATCCTCACCACCGCCTCCCTCTCCTTCCTGGGGCTCGGCACCCAGCCGCCCACCTCCGACTGGGGCGAGATGCTGGCCTCCGGCCGGCAGTACCTGCCGGAAGCCTGGTGGCTGGCGGTCTTCCCCGGGCTGTTCGTGATGCTGGCCGTGCTCTCGGTGAACCTGGTGGGCGACGGGCTGCGGGACTACTTTGATCCGAAGGCGAAGAATGAACGGTAGTGAACGGGGCACCCCGGCTCCTGCGGGGTGCCCCGTATGTATCATCAGGTTTCTCCATGTACGTTGGTCTGCAACCCGGTACCCAGGCCGGGCGTCATACCAGGTGTGCGACGCCGGGGCGAGGGGTGGCAGGCCGCACGGCCCGCCCCGGTGGGGGGATGCTCGGCGTGTCAGGCATGGGTGTCCGCGCAGAACCTGCGCCCGACCCCCACGACCCCCTGCAGATTCTGCGCGTCACGACCTGTCGTTCGCGCAAAACCTGAACCCAACCGCCCTGGTCAGCTTCAGATTCTGCGCGCACGGACCTCGTCTCCGCGCAAAACCTGCGCCCGACCCCCACGACCCCCTGCAGATTTTGCGCGTCACGACCTGCCGTTCGCGCAAAACCTGAACCCAACCGCCCTGGTCAGCTTCAGATTCTGCGCGCACGGACCTCGTCTCCGCGCAAAACCTGCGCCCGACCCCCACGACCCCCTGCAGATTTTGCGCGTCACGACCTGTCGTTCGCGCAAAACCTGAACCCAACCACCCTGGTCAGCTTCAGATTCTGCGCGCACGGACCTCGTCTCCGCGCAAAACCTGAACCCGACATCCGGTGCCGTCTTCGGATACCGCCAGCGCAGCCTCGCTGTTGGCGACGAAGCGCCCGGCACCGTACACGACCCGCACCAGCCCCTCCGCCTCCTCCTGCACCTGGAGGCTCCACTGCCGCCCGTCGCCGGAGGTCAGGACCACGGCCCGCCGGGGGCCGGAGTTCGTCCCGCCCACGGCCACGAACCGGCCGCCGCCGTAGGCGAGATCGCTGATGTACACCGGCTGGTCCGGATGGAACACTTCGGTCCATTCCACGCCGTCAGCCGACGTCCGGATCGTGCCCTCGTCCGCGTCGGCCGCGACGAACATCCCCTGGTCAAAGGTGAGGGCGAGGAACAGGAGCGTGTTGACGGTCGTCCAGTTGGTCAGGTCAGCGGACGACCAGGTCCAGGCCGCATTGCCAAAGCTCAGGACATAGCGCCCGTTCCCGTAGGCGACCTGGTCGAACGCCGCCAACCCGACACGCTGATACCGGGAGACGCCGTCGGCCGACGTAAGGATGACCTCACAGGTTCTGCTCGTGATGCACCCGGTGGCCACGAACTCCTTCCCGGTACACGAGAGGTCAATATGCCAGTAGCGCGCGTCCAACGGGACGGGGGTCCACGTCAAGCCGTCCGTGGAGGCAGACAGACCTCCGTCCGCACAGGCGACGAACCTGCCCGCACCGTAGGCGAGACTCATCTGCTGCTCCCCTCGAAGGGGGTCGGCACCGTCTGCCACGCCAGCGGCGCCGCCTCCGTCCCGGCGGCGGTCAGCAGCAGAACCAGGGTGAGAACGGGGACGACGACTCTGTGGAGCCGGCCCACAGGCTGCCACTCCCTTCAACCCTTCATCATCCCTATGGACGAAGGTGTCGAAGGGGCAGTTTGCGAAGGGCTCAGCAGCACACGAGCAGGCCGGGAGGCCCCTGCCGTCGGGCACACGATCACCGGGGTGGCCTCCGGCCGGACCTCAGGACGAAAGGATGAGAGACGAATGGAGAAGACGTTTGCAGGCAAGGTCGTGGCCGTGACCGGCGCCGCCCGGGGCATCGGGCGGGCCATCGCCCTGGCGTTCGCCCGGCGGGGCGCCAGGGTGCTGGGGGCGGACATCGATCCGCTGCCGGTCGAGGGGGTCGAGATGCACCGCTGCGACGTCGCCCAAGAAGAGGACGTGCGGCGGTTC
The nucleotide sequence above comes from Symbiobacterium thermophilum IAM 14863. Encoded proteins:
- a CDS encoding DinB family protein — its product is MQGRVELLGRMREFAWNREGWFVPLEEALRGLTAREAAWRPLVGGLTIWQILNHLNYWNTYMLRRITGVSPDTPVLENEETFGSQGDPNDEDGWHALVAQTRQIAEELRAALADLSESDLDRPLPNMGTVADSLAAWVMHDAYHTGQIILIRKLQGAWPPEG
- a CDS encoding DUF441 domain-containing protein, producing MPGDQVILLSLMALGVVARNALIVTAAGVVLILRVLALERFFPLLERRGLEAGLIFLLIAVLVPFATGEVGWAEIRQSFTSWTGLAAILGGIIAAVLSGYGVTLLQVKPEVIVGMVVGTILGVVLFKGIPVGPLAAAGFTAILLALVRGH
- a CDS encoding GNAT family N-acetyltransferase, whose amino-acid sequence is MDVALVAERWEENQEHLKQHLGESTSQLFGARWVLMPSAPYPRYNHVGCIRVDGDQVEAMIAAARAFFWEHGLPHVAFLITPATRPADLADRLLREGFRTETVPVMVWDGTPLPAPRSPDLRVVRMLPGQWELFWQVMRQVFFPGADGDYLAAGRKGVEVADALGARHYVAFLGQQPVGGGTLYPHARMGGIYNLCTLPAYQRRGVATAVIRTCIADALEMGCEHVALTPTAMGRRLYLRLGFRDAYVERYLFQRIGPLVPEAATGRG
- a CDS encoding MFS transporter, yielding MDQSNAPAAQAVTNLWLQLAALCTVPLIMVLGNSMLIPVLPDMGRVMGLSKATTGLAVTAFSLSAGIAIAVAGFLADRYGRKLVVVPSLLVYGLGGIVSGLAGWRMGPNGFAVVMAGRVIQGIGAAGTAPVAMAFVGDLFRGGSRVTALGIFEASNGLGKVISPILGALIGQVLVWWAVFFAYAVLAVPFALAVWFLTREPPRRKAPPAREYFGQVLTIFRRKGVALIACFWAGTVALFVLFGVLLFLSEHLETVHGIDGVPKGVRIMWPVLAMSATSFAAGLFLQRRGQLLKPAVVLGLALAIAGTVLIAFVRADWAFYAGLVVAGIGTGLQLPGLNNLITSSARTEQRAMITSVYGAVRFIGVAFGPPLYGALMRNGEALPFWFSAGVLATSLAATLFLIRPERLVEAEDEAGAEAQGPDRREGGGGRGEVAIPAWEPPANLPLGTRAPLH
- a CDS encoding YqhV family protein — protein: MEERLIWGMRLARMLSACVEVCVALMLLRMADPKAMLRLNALAGLVGPAVFIAVSALGLAASLGRLEPGRLLVVLLGIALVVWGTR
- a CDS encoding phosphosulfolactate synthase gives rise to the protein MSQDVRAYAGVIRDPLPGRARKPRSVGLTMVIDKGLGLGPTRALLELAGEYIDFIKLGFGTAALYPERILREKVALIRGCGVEPYPGGTFLEAALLQGRLEAFLAATWDLGFRAVEVSEGTIDLDHRDRERAIRAARNMGFTVITEVGKKDGSQELDPAAALSRIEADLAAGAAKVIVEGRESGKGVGLYDREGRLKLGLLERLVAGLPDPGAIIWEAPLKAQQEELIARFGVNVNLGNVPPEEVIALEALRCGLRGDTLRLAIEGARPAAR
- a CDS encoding PH domain-containing protein, yielding MNETFYPPRPARSQGLKGISFVTLAGLTLAVLALASSMLSALNMRYEVTPEALRIRSGFSTREIPLDEVTGVWRPEALTGGVRKFGTSVPNLRTGRWRFNETGDITLYATRLETLVVVDTADGRYGVTPENPDAFTDALRSRLPAGFSPAGGSGTAAASMLIPLLLVAVAVPTTLYAVGLPSRFPQTLRYELGPDGLTIRTGFRPVQVRYADVERVEVASPKGYPIRIYGTAVGSLLWGKFRWPDAGPNLYLYCTRMKPLVLLRLRDDRTIGITPEEDERFVAELRKRMG